A window of Oncorhynchus keta strain PuntledgeMale-10-30-2019 chromosome 27, Oket_V2, whole genome shotgun sequence contains these coding sequences:
- the LOC118360101 gene encoding proliferation-associated protein 2G4-like: protein MSGEDDPQEQTIADDLVVTKYKMGAEIANQALKAVVEAAKAGETVVSLCAKGDAFIMAETGKVFRKEKDLKKGIAFPTSVSVNNCVCHFSPLKSDPEIVLKGGDLVKIDLGVHVDGFISNLAHSFVVGVTKEAPLTGRKADVIKAAHLCAEAALRLVKPGNQNSQVTEAWNKIAKSFKCSAIEGMLSHQLKQHVIDGEKTIIQNPTDQQRKDHEKAEFEVHEVYAVDVLISTGEGKAKDAGQRTTIYKRDPDKQYGLKMKTSRSFFSEVERRFDAMPFTLRAFEDEGKARLGVVECAKHELLQPFNVLHEKEGEFVAQFKFTVLLMANGPLRITTELYEQELYKSEHEVEDADLKALLQSSASRKTQKKKKKKASKTVETETAPGHPAPARVEETEAAK, encoded by the exons ATGTCCGGAGAAGACGATCCACAAGAGCAGACCATCGCCGATGATTTGGTCGTCACCAAGTACAAAATGGGCGCCGAGATTGCCAACC AGGCCCTGAAGGCTGTGGTGGAGGCAGCCAAGGCTGGTGAGACAGTTGTCAGCCTCTGTGCGAAGGGAGATGCCTTCATCATGGCTGAAACTGGAAAGGTCTTCAGGAAGGAGAAGGACCTGAAAAAAG GCATCGCTTTCCCAACCAGCGTGTCTGTCAACAACTGTGTGTGCCACTTCTCTCCGCTGAAGAGTGACCCTGAGATCGTACTGAAGGGCGGGGACCTCGTCAAAAT TGACCTGGGGGTGCACGTGGACGGCTTCATCTCCAACCTGGCTCACAGCTTTGTGGTGGGAGTGACCAAG GAAGCTCCGTTGACGGGGCGTAAGGCTGACGTGATCAAAGCGGCACACCTGTGTGCCGAGGCTGCCCTCAGACTGGTCAAGCCTGGAAACCAG AACTCGCAGGTCACAGAGGCCTGGAACAAGATCGCCAAGTCATTCAAATGCTCAGCCATTGAGG GCATGCTGTCCCATCAGTTGAAGCAGCACGTTATTGACGGAGAGAAAACCATCATTCAGAACCCCACGGACCAGCAGAG gaaGGACCACGAGAAGGCTGAGTTCGAGGTGCATGAGGTGTACGCCGTGGATGTGCTCATCAGCACCGGAGAAGGCAAG GCAAAGGATGCAGGCCAGAGGACCACCATTTACAAGAGGGACCCAGACAAGCAGTACGGCCTGAAGATGAAGACGTCCAGGAGTTTCTTCAGCGAGGTGGAGAGACGCTTCGACGCCATGCCTTTCACTCTCAG GGCGTTTGAGGATGAGGGTAAGGCTAGGCTAGGTGTGGTGGAGTGTGCCAAACATGAACTGCTGCAGCCCTTCAACGTTCTGCATGAGAAAGAAG GTGAGTTTGTGGCCCAGTTCAAGTTCACCGTGCTGCTGATGGCCAACGGACCCCTACGTATCACCACAGAGCTGTATGAGCAGGAGCTGTACAAGTCTGAACATGAGGTAGAGGACGCAGATCTCAAG gcCTTGCTCCAAAGCTCAGCGAGCCGCAAGACAcagaagaaaaagaaaaagaag GCTTCAAAGACCGTGGAAACTGAAACGGCACCAGGACATCCAGCGCCAGCGAGGGTCGAGGAGACTGAAGCTGCGAAATAA